The following proteins are co-located in the Sphingorhabdus lutea genome:
- a CDS encoding 3'(2'),5'-bisphosphate nucleotidase CysQ, which produces MPPIIDIDLMVHAVRGAGDIAMQNWRQDAPPNAKIWEKSKGHPVCDVDIAVDEALKKSLGALLPDAGWLSEETADNLGRVTQKTLWIVDPIDGTRDYIRGRRGWCVSAALIHDGTVMMGILYAPAMGDIWMARRGHGAWRNGRRLYGSNRQEFVGARVPAHELPKIDQDLTLVPQPNSIALRMAMVADDEADLVATLRWGNEWDIAAAHLIAAEAGCKVTTALGDEIIYNKPDPLDFGLITSARDIHQSAIQRLNERAKALL; this is translated from the coding sequence ATGCCGCCGATTATCGACATTGATTTAATGGTGCATGCGGTGCGCGGTGCAGGTGATATTGCCATGCAAAATTGGCGTCAAGATGCGCCGCCAAATGCCAAAATTTGGGAAAAATCCAAAGGGCATCCAGTATGCGATGTTGATATTGCAGTTGATGAGGCATTAAAAAAATCACTTGGCGCTTTATTACCCGATGCGGGATGGTTATCCGAAGAAACCGCCGATAATTTGGGCCGTGTCACACAAAAAACCCTGTGGATTGTTGATCCCATTGATGGCACGCGCGATTATATTCGTGGGCGCAGGGGCTGGTGCGTTTCAGCGGCCCTTATCCATGATGGCACGGTTATGATGGGTATATTATATGCGCCTGCCATGGGCGACATATGGATGGCACGGCGCGGCCATGGTGCATGGCGCAATGGTCGGCGATTATATGGCAGCAACAGGCAAGAATTTGTCGGTGCGCGCGTTCCGGCACATGAATTGCCCAAAATTGATCAGGATTTAACCCTAGTCCCCCAACCAAATAGCATCGCGCTGCGCATGGCGATGGTCGCTGATGATGAGGCAGACCTTGTCGCCACGCTGCGTTGGGGCAATGAATGGGATATTGCCGCCGCCCATTTAATCGCGGCAGAGGCAGGGTGCAAAGTCACCACCGCCTTGGGGGATGAGATTATTTATAATAAACCCGATCCCCTTGATTTTGGGTTAATCACCTCTGCGCGTGATATTCATCAATCCGCGATACAAAGGTTAAATGAACGGGCAAAGGCATTATTATAA
- a CDS encoding phytoene/squalene synthase family protein — MIYNRDSLIRHAQNSIAKGSKSFAMASRLFDQKTREHVWLLYAWCRKCDDLADGQDHGGDMAKITDAQTRLEYIRALTTQAFAGQPTGDPSFDALALVASETGITAQMADAVIDGFALDAAEWRPREEDDMLQYCYHVAGAVGVMMAVVMGVSPNDRATLDRACDLGMAFQLANIARDIEEDDAAGRCYLPIIWLVEMDIEPGQHMKPHYRPRLSILARKLCDMSEQYEQSARIGAQKLPFRARWAVLAAAGIYGDIARKVRSAGDHAWDHRISTTKFEKLRWLIKSCYSASNFSAGHNNPPMQDRKGLWTRP; from the coding sequence ATGATTTATAATCGCGATTCCTTAATCCGTCATGCACAAAATAGCATTGCCAAAGGCAGCAAGAGCTTTGCCATGGCCAGCAGATTATTTGACCAAAAAACACGCGAACATGTGTGGTTATTATATGCATGGTGCCGCAAATGTGATGATCTTGCCGATGGGCAGGACCATGGCGGCGATATGGCCAAAATCACCGATGCGCAGACGCGATTGGAATATATTCGCGCCCTAACTACACAGGCATTTGCCGGACAACCCACTGGCGATCCGTCATTTGATGCCTTGGCATTGGTCGCGTCGGAAACCGGCATCACCGCGCAAATGGCCGATGCAGTGATTGACGGATTTGCCCTTGATGCCGCCGAATGGCGCCCCCGCGAAGAAGATGATATGCTGCAATATTGTTATCATGTGGCGGGCGCGGTTGGCGTGATGATGGCCGTGGTCATGGGTGTTTCACCCAATGACAGGGCGACATTGGACCGCGCATGTGATTTGGGAATGGCGTTTCAATTGGCCAATATTGCGCGCGATATAGAGGAAGATGACGCGGCAGGGCGTTGTTATTTGCCCATTATATGGTTGGTGGAAATGGATATTGAACCGGGCCAGCATATGAAACCGCATTATCGCCCTCGGCTTTCCATATTGGCCAGAAAATTATGCGACATGTCGGAACAATATGAACAATCGGCGCGTATTGGGGCGCAAAAACTACCCTTTCGTGCGCGTTGGGCAGTATTGGCCGCGGCGGGCATATATGGCGACATTGCGCGCAAAGTGCGCAGCGCAGGTGACCATGCATGGGATCATCGCATCTCCACCACCAAATTTGAAAAATTGCGCTGGTTAATTAAATCTTGTTATTCGGCATCAAATTTTTCGGCGGGGCATAATAATCCACCAATGCAGGACCGCAAGGGGCTGTGGACGCGGCCTTAA
- a CDS encoding TIGR00730 family Rossman fold protein → MKAIAVYCGSATPRDEVYINAARQVGTLLAQRGITVVYGGGRLGLMGAVADSALAAGGNVIGVIPEALVNSEVAHRGCTELHIVPGMHERKKAFTDLSDGFINLPGGVGTMDELWEAVSWSQLGYHSKPVGLLNIAGYYDELLKFYTHMAEVGFVRPAHKDIIISSGQLDDLLQKMQDYVPHKNIFQMKADDL, encoded by the coding sequence ATGAAAGCCATTGCAGTATATTGCGGTTCGGCCACGCCGCGTGATGAGGTTTACATAAATGCAGCGCGTCAGGTCGGCACATTATTGGCACAGCGCGGTATTACCGTGGTTTATGGTGGTGGCCGTTTGGGGTTGATGGGGGCGGTGGCTGACAGCGCGTTGGCAGCAGGCGGCAATGTTATTGGCGTGATACCAGAGGCATTGGTGAATAGCGAGGTCGCGCATCGCGGCTGCACCGAATTGCATATTGTGCCGGGCATGCATGAACGTAAAAAGGCATTTACCGATTTATCCGACGGTTTTATCAACCTGCCCGGCGGGGTCGGCACGATGGATGAATTGTGGGAAGCGGTAAGCTGGTCGCAACTTGGATATCATAGCAAGCCTGTTGGTTTGTTAAATATTGCGGGATATTATGATGAATTATTGAAATTCTATACGCATATGGCCGAAGTGGGCTTTGTCCGTCCGGCGCATAAGGATATTATTATTTCGTCGGGTCAATTGGACGATTTATTACAGAAAATGCAGGATTATGTACCGCATAAAAATATTTTTCAGATGAAGGCCGATGATTTATAA
- a CDS encoding phytoene desaturase, translating to MKKVAIIGAGFGGLALAIRLQSAGIQTEIIEGRDKPGGRAYFWEKDGFIFDGGPTVITDPNCLTQLWDLTGHDMAKDVTLEPVFPFYRLSWPDGTKFDYSNDDTDLEREIAKLNPDDVAGYRQFLKYSKGVHDEGYVKLGTKAFLNFSTMIKAAPALMKYQAWRSVYSIVSSFVKNEKLREALSFHTLLVGGNPMKTSAIYALIHKLEKDGGVWFAKGGTNKLISAMVTHFERIGGTLRLGDPVKKIEMVDGRASAVLTQSGYRTNVDAVASNADVMHSYRDLLGHEKRGQKAAKALEKKRYSPSLFVLHFGLKGTWPGIPHHSILFGPRYKGLLDDIYDNGVLPKDFSIYLHHPTVTDPSMAPDGCSTFYALVPVAHQGALPVNWDEIGPILEKRIFDELGKRLIPDIHERIVTKFHYSPQDFSEDLNAHLGSAFSLEPILTQSAWFRVHNRDDQVENYYFVGAGTHPGAGIPGVVGSAKATAQLMIEDLK from the coding sequence ATGAAAAAAGTTGCGATTATTGGGGCCGGATTTGGCGGCTTGGCGCTGGCGATACGTTTGCAATCTGCTGGAATACAAACAGAAATTATCGAAGGACGGGATAAGCCGGGTGGCCGTGCATATTTTTGGGAAAAAGATGGTTTTATCTTTGATGGTGGGCCAACCGTTATTACTGACCCAAATTGTTTGACCCAATTATGGGATTTGACCGGCCATGACATGGCAAAAGATGTCACATTGGAGCCGGTTTTTCCATTTTATCGATTAAGTTGGCCCGATGGCACCAAATTTGACTATTCAAATGATGATACAGATTTGGAACGCGAAATTGCAAAATTAAACCCCGACGATGTTGCGGGATATCGGCAATTTTTAAAATATAGCAAAGGGGTGCATGATGAGGGATATGTCAAACTTGGCACAAAGGCATTTTTGAATTTTTCAACCATGATAAAGGCCGCCCCAGCATTGATGAAATATCAGGCATGGCGCAGCGTCTATTCAATTGTGTCCAGTTTTGTGAAAAATGAAAAATTGCGTGAGGCATTATCTTTTCACACATTATTAGTGGGCGGCAACCCCATGAAAACCAGCGCAATTTACGCGTTAATCCACAAATTGGAAAAAGATGGCGGCGTGTGGTTTGCCAAGGGCGGCACCAATAAACTAATCTCCGCAATGGTTACCCATTTTGAACGCATTGGCGGGACGTTAAGATTGGGCGATCCGGTCAAAAAAATCGAAATGGTTGACGGACGGGCCAGCGCGGTTTTGACACAAAGCGGATATCGAACAAATGTCGATGCCGTTGCCAGCAATGCCGATGTTATGCACAGCTATCGCGATTTATTGGGGCATGAGAAACGCGGGCAAAAAGCAGCAAAGGCGCTGGAAAAGAAACGTTACTCCCCCTCTCTTTTCGTGCTGCATTTTGGGTTAAAGGGCACATGGCCGGGCATTCCGCATCATAGTATTTTATTCGGCCCAAGATATAAGGGCTTATTGGACGATATTTATGATAATGGCGTCTTACCTAAGGATTTCTCAATTTATTTGCACCACCCCACGGTGACCGATCCGTCAATGGCGCCGGATGGATGTTCAACATTTTACGCGCTTGTCCCTGTCGCGCATCAGGGGGCATTGCCTGTCAATTGGGATGAAATCGGCCCGATTTTGGAAAAACGAATTTTTGATGAGCTTGGCAAACGCTTAATCCCGGACATTCACGAACGTATTGTCACCAAATTTCATTATAGCCCACAGGATTTTAGCGAAGATTTAAACGCTCATTTGGGCAGCGCATTCAGCCTAGAGCCGATTTTAACGCAAAGCGCGTGGTTTCGGGTGCATAACCGCGATGATCAGGTCGAAAATTATTATTTTGTGGGCGCAGGAACACATCCCGGCGCGGGTATTCCCGGCGTTGTGGGCAGCGCAAAGGCAACGGCGCAATTGATGATAGAGGATTTAAAATAA
- the crtY gene encoding lycopene beta-cyclase CrtY, with amino-acid sequence MSQAPSPEKNISTPPANLKCDVAIVGGGLAGGLAAIALAKMRPELKVMLIEQNDHFGGNHLWSFFSSDIDPQHSWLIAPLITYGWAGYNVDFPKFNRHLDNKYYSITSDRLDEYLREILPADNMILSANVKALSPRLVVLKGGQRINASCVIDARGGADTRFFDCGWQKFCGQMLQLSDPHGLKHPIIMDASVDQSDGYRFVYVLPFGMDKLFIEDTYYHDEPEMQVERWRGNIARYAAQKGWNIDAIIREEAGVLPVIMGGDLEKYWNSGGSRIAKIGARGAFFHAVTSYSLPDAVRIAAFIAQQDDLDGDKLHMQLYHRAQSHWSGQKYYHMLNKMLFRAAEPAERYRVLERFYTLSPQLIGRFYNGTSSIKDKIRLLSGRPPVPITKAVKALGAAKYR; translated from the coding sequence ATGTCTCAAGCGCCTTCTCCTGAAAAAAATATCTCCACGCCGCCTGCCAATTTGAAATGCGATGTCGCCATTGTGGGTGGCGGTCTTGCCGGTGGACTGGCCGCCATTGCTTTGGCCAAAATGCGGCCCGAGTTAAAGGTGATGTTGATAGAACAAAATGACCATTTTGGCGGCAATCATTTATGGAGTTTTTTCAGCAGCGATATTGACCCACAGCATAGCTGGCTTATCGCGCCGCTTATCACCTATGGCTGGGCGGGATATAATGTCGATTTTCCGAAATTTAATCGGCATTTAGACAATAAATATTATTCCATAACGTCGGACCGTTTGGATGAATATTTACGCGAAATATTGCCTGCGGACAATATGATTTTGTCCGCCAATGTTAAGGCGTTAAGCCCGCGTTTGGTGGTGTTAAAAGGGGGGCAGAGGATAAATGCATCCTGTGTCATTGACGCGCGCGGCGGCGCAGATACCCGATTTTTTGATTGCGGGTGGCAGAAATTTTGCGGCCAAATGCTGCAATTATCCGATCCACATGGGTTGAAACATCCCATCATCATGGATGCCAGTGTGGACCAAAGCGATGGATATCGTTTTGTGTATGTTTTGCCATTTGGCATGGATAAATTATTTATCGAAGATACCTATTATCATGATGAACCGGAAATGCAGGTGGAAAGATGGCGCGGGAATATTGCCCGCTATGCCGCGCAAAAAGGGTGGAATATTGACGCAATTATCCGTGAAGAAGCAGGGGTTTTGCCCGTTATTATGGGCGGGGATTTGGAAAAATATTGGAATAGTGGCGGCAGCCGCATTGCCAAAATTGGCGCGCGCGGGGCGTTTTTCCATGCGGTGACCAGCTATTCCCTGCCCGATGCGGTGCGTATAGCGGCATTTATAGCCCAGCAGGATGATCTGGACGGGGATAAATTGCATATGCAGCTATATCATCGTGCACAAAGCCATTGGAGCGGGCAAAAATATTATCATATGCTCAACAAAATGCTGTTCCGCGCCGCCGAACCGGCGGAACGATATAGGGTGCTGGAACGCTTTTATACTTTGTCTCCACAGCTCATTGGACGATTTTATAATGGTACGTCATCGATAAAAGATAAAATTCGCCTCTTGTCTGGAAGGCCTCCTGTCCCCATAACAAAAGCAGTTAAGGCGCTGGGGGCAGCAAAATACAGGTGA
- a CDS encoding sterol desaturase family protein, with amino-acid sequence MNFSILASAIIMTIIIALRYLVSSGFFAWLTQQKFPALYQKLGRQMRREIYWSLLSAGIYGVPAGIVAWGWQNLGWTFIYQDISDYPLWYLPISLFLYLFAHDTYFYWTHRAMHIPKLFKIAHAVHHESRPPTAWAAMSFHPIEAFSGALFLPFMVFILPVHISVLGIILTIMTFMGIANHMGWEIFPKWIVHGRLGKCMITATHHQKHHDIYRGNYGLYFRFWDKICGTDVGLGTLRHGGDAA; translated from the coding sequence ATGAATTTTTCCATTCTTGCCTCGGCCATTATCATGACCATCATCATCGCGCTGCGTTATTTGGTAAGCAGTGGTTTTTTTGCATGGCTGACACAACAAAAATTTCCTGCACTTTATCAAAAATTGGGGCGGCAAATGCGCCGTGAAATTTACTGGTCCCTATTATCGGCGGGCATTTATGGCGTGCCGGCGGGCATTGTTGCATGGGGGTGGCAAAATTTGGGTTGGACATTTATTTATCAGGATATTTCCGATTATCCGCTGTGGTATTTGCCGATATCTTTATTTTTATATTTATTTGCGCATGACACATATTTTTATTGGACGCACCGCGCCATGCATATCCCCAAATTATTCAAAATTGCCCATGCGGTTCACCATGAAAGCCGCCCGCCAACGGCATGGGCCGCCATGAGCTTTCACCCCATAGAGGCATTTAGCGGCGCATTATTCCTGCCTTTCATGGTTTTTATATTGCCCGTTCATATATCCGTTTTAGGAATAATTTTAACCATTATGACATTTATGGGTATTGCCAATCATATGGGGTGGGAAATATTCCCCAAATGGATTGTTCATGGCAGGTTGGGTAAATGCATGATAACAGCAACCCATCATCAAAAACATCATGATATATATCGGGGAAATTATGGGCTTTATTTCAGGTTTTGGGACAAAATATGCGGCACAGATGTCGGCCTTGGCACTTTGCGCCATGGCGGTGACGCCGCTTAA
- a CDS encoding DUF2141 domain-containing protein — protein sequence MSALALCAMAVTPLNPIPTARAATSTKSIIEINFTNIRNIKGKIMLCLTAQPKAFPDCSKDKEAISQIVTANGIGTVKLVVPKGGTYAISVIHDENSNGKMDMAIMIPKEGFGFSRNPAIGFGPPKFKSASFTIGDGMTIKQNIKMKYML from the coding sequence ATGTCGGCCTTGGCACTTTGCGCCATGGCGGTGACGCCGCTTAACCCTATACCCACGGCCCGCGCTGCCACCTCCACCAAAAGCATCATAGAGATTAATTTTACCAATATTCGAAATATAAAGGGTAAAATCATGCTCTGCCTTACCGCGCAGCCAAAGGCATTTCCCGATTGCAGCAAGGATAAGGAGGCAATAAGCCAAATTGTCACCGCCAATGGCATTGGAACGGTTAAATTGGTCGTGCCAAAGGGCGGCACATATGCCATTTCGGTCATTCATGATGAAAATAGCAATGGCAAAATGGACATGGCGATTATGATCCCCAAGGAAGGATTTGGCTTTTCCCGCAATCCTGCCATTGGTTTTGGCCCGCCAAAGTTCAAATCGGCAAGTTTTACCATTGGCGATGGTATGACCATCAAACAAAATATTAAAATGAAATATATGCTTTAA
- a CDS encoding MipA/OmpV family protein — protein sequence MQKYIPALIAISFLVAHSNPAIAVTTEHDETTQDKSVSTQKTKANNPEKSGPPASFGETIFDDNWVTIGVGVGSGASYEGSDNSRIFPAPIILGKISGYSFGARGPGLYVDFVKNKDKKRVKPILGPQFRVRTDRTGNLKDPVVEQLGERKAAIEIGAVTGVEINKVLNPFDSLTLGADFLFDISGRHNGIISTPYAAYSTPLSRAAFARFSISADIVDDDYAQYYYNVDAQQSSASGLPIFNAKGGAKSVGANLLGGYDLSGNALDGGFSLFGLVSYSRLKNSAAQTPATSIRGTANQWFLAGGVSYSF from the coding sequence ATGCAAAAATATATCCCTGCCTTAATTGCCATTTCCTTCCTTGTGGCGCATTCCAATCCTGCAATCGCAGTAACAACGGAACATGACGAAACCACACAAGATAAGAGCGTAAGCACCCAAAAAACCAAAGCAAATAACCCGGAAAAATCCGGCCCGCCAGCCAGTTTTGGTGAAACGATATTTGATGATAATTGGGTCACTATCGGCGTGGGCGTGGGCAGCGGCGCTTCCTATGAAGGGTCGGATAATAGCCGCATTTTCCCTGCGCCCATTATTTTGGGCAAGATTTCAGGATATAGCTTTGGCGCGCGCGGCCCCGGTCTTTATGTCGATTTTGTAAAAAATAAGGATAAGAAACGCGTAAAGCCCATTTTGGGACCACAATTTCGTGTCCGCACCGACCGCACGGGCAATTTGAAAGACCCGGTGGTGGAACAATTGGGTGAGCGAAAGGCCGCGATTGAAATTGGCGCGGTGACCGGTGTGGAAATAAACAAGGTGCTAAACCCATTTGACAGCTTAACCCTTGGCGCGGATTTCCTGTTCGATATTAGCGGGCGGCATAATGGAATAATATCCACGCCCTATGCCGCATATTCAACGCCATTATCCCGTGCGGCATTTGCACGGTTTAGCATTTCGGCGGATATTGTGGATGATGATTATGCCCAATATTATTATAATGTTGATGCACAGCAAAGCAGCGCCAGCGGCCTTCCCATTTTTAATGCAAAGGGCGGGGCAAAGAGCGTGGGCGCAAATTTATTGGGTGGATATGATTTATCCGGCAATGCTTTGGATGGCGGTTTTTCGCTCTTTGGCCTTGTCAGCTATAGCCGCCTCAAAAATTCCGCCGCGCAAACCCCCGCCACATCCATTCGCGGCACGGCCAATCAATGGTTTTTAGCAGGCGGGGTCAGTTATAGTTTTTAA
- a CDS encoding DUF2585 domain-containing protein, with product MRWSHKKGWIAALAIAAITLIILLLMNRPLICACGTVKLWHGVVQSSQNSQHIADWYMFSHIIHGFLFYALAWMIFRRHPNLQKWALPLAVLIESGWEILENTPLIIDRYREVTISWGYAGDSIINSMSDIGWMTLGFILAARFPVKYIIATAIIFELFTLYMIRDNLTLNILMLIAPVESIAAWQAGG from the coding sequence TTGCGCTGGTCACATAAAAAAGGATGGATTGCCGCTCTGGCCATCGCCGCCATCACCCTTATCATATTATTATTGATGAACCGTCCGCTTATTTGCGCCTGTGGCACGGTGAAATTATGGCATGGCGTGGTGCAATCATCCCAAAATAGCCAACATATCGCCGATTGGTATATGTTCAGCCATATCATCCACGGCTTTCTTTTTTACGCATTGGCGTGGATGATTTTTCGCCGCCACCCCAATTTACAAAAATGGGCCCTGCCCTTGGCCGTGTTGATTGAAAGCGGGTGGGAGATTTTGGAAAACACGCCATTGATTATCGATCGATATAGGGAGGTCACCATCAGCTGGGGCTATGCCGGGGATAGCATCATTAACAGCATGTCCGACATTGGATGGATGACATTGGGCTTTATCCTTGCTGCGCGATTTCCGGTTAAATATATCATCGCCACCGCGATCATTTTTGAACTATTCACCCTTTATATGATCCGCGATAATTTAACGCTCAACATCTTAATGCTTATCGCACCGGTGGAAAGCATTGCGGCATGGCAAGCTGGCGGATGA
- the thiC gene encoding phosphomethylpyrimidine synthase ThiC, translated as MADIPTKAEIGVTTGPIRGSKKIHVAAKSGSGIRVAMREIYLEPSSGEPPVRVYDTSGPYTDENILVNIEKGLTELRAPWIRARGDVEEVDQREVKPEDNGQLGPDRSGGVAPFPHVKKKVLRAKAGQNVSQMHYARKGIITPEMEYVAERENLGRERLAEYKRDGESFGASIPDYVTPEFVRDEVARGRAIIPSNINHPESEPMAIGRNFLVKINANIGNSAVASDVASEVDKMVWSIRWGADTVMDLSTGRNIHDTREWIIRNSPVPIGTVPIYQALEKVGGIAEDLTWDIFRDTLIEQAEQGVDYFTIHAGVRLPYVPLAAKRMTGIVSRGGSIMAKWCLAHHKESFLYERFDEITEIMKAYDVAYSLGDGLRPGSIYDANDEAQFAELYTLGELTKRAWDQDVQVMIEGPGHVPMHKIKENMTKQLEACGEAPFYTLGPLTTDIAPGYDHITSGIGAAQIGWYGTAMLCYVTPKEHLGLPDRDDVKVGVVTYKLAAHAADLAKGHPAAQVRDDALSKARFEFRWRDQFNLSLDPDTAEQYHDQTLPAEGAKTAHFCSMCGPKFCSMKISQEVREFAANNPNTAFTGLNSDNGDNLAPAEAEAGMQEMSKVFKDTGSELYMGQGDREHD; from the coding sequence ATGGCCGACATCCCAACTAAAGCAGAAATCGGTGTAACCACTGGCCCTATTCGCGGGTCAAAAAAGATTCATGTTGCCGCAAAGTCCGGCAGCGGCATTCGCGTTGCCATGCGTGAAATATATCTTGAGCCATCATCGGGCGAACCACCTGTGCGCGTTTATGACACATCCGGCCCCTATACCGACGAAAATATTTTGGTGAATATTGAAAAGGGTTTGACCGAGCTTCGCGCCCCGTGGATTCGCGCGCGCGGCGATGTGGAGGAGGTTGACCAGCGCGAGGTAAAGCCAGAGGATAATGGACAGCTTGGCCCAGATCGCAGCGGCGGGGTCGCACCCTTTCCCCATGTGAAAAAGAAAGTTTTACGAGCGAAGGCGGGGCAAAATGTCTCCCAAATGCATTATGCACGTAAAGGCATCATCACGCCCGAAATGGAATATGTCGCCGAACGCGAAAATTTGGGCCGCGAACGTTTGGCCGAATATAAACGCGATGGGGAGTCATTTGGCGCATCCATTCCCGATTATGTCACGCCCGAATTTGTGCGCGATGAGGTGGCGCGCGGCCGCGCCATCATTCCGTCAAATATCAACCATCCCGAAAGCGAGCCTATGGCCATTGGCCGCAATTTCCTTGTCAAAATTAACGCCAATATCGGCAATAGCGCGGTGGCAAGCGATGTAGCGTCAGAGGTTGATAAAATGGTATGGTCCATCCGTTGGGGTGCGGACACGGTCATGGATTTGTCCACTGGCCGCAATATTCACGATACACGCGAATGGATTATCCGCAATTCACCCGTGCCAATTGGCACTGTTCCCATTTATCAGGCATTGGAAAAAGTGGGCGGCATTGCCGAGGATTTAACATGGGATATTTTCCGCGATACATTGATTGAACAGGCGGAACAGGGCGTTGATTATTTCACCATCCATGCCGGTGTGCGCCTGCCCTATGTGCCGCTTGCCGCCAAACGCATGACGGGCATTGTTTCACGCGGGGGCAGCATCATGGCAAAATGGTGCCTTGCCCATCATAAGGAAAGTTTCCTTTATGAACGTTTTGACGAAATTACAGAAATCATGAAGGCATATGACGTCGCCTATTCATTGGGTGATGGCCTGCGCCCCGGCAGCATATATGACGCAAATGACGAGGCGCAATTTGCCGAGCTTTATACATTGGGCGAGCTTACCAAACGCGCATGGGATCAAGATGTTCAGGTGATGATCGAAGGCCCAGGCCATGTCCCCATGCATAAAATTAAAGAAAATATGACCAAGCAATTGGAGGCATGTGGCGAAGCACCATTTTACACGCTTGGGCCGCTCACCACCGATATTGCGCCGGGATATGACCATATAACCAGCGGCATCGGCGCGGCGCAAATCGGATGGTATGGCACGGCCATGCTTTGCTATGTCACGCCAAAGGAACATTTGGGATTGCCCGATAGGGATGATGTAAAGGTTGGCGTTGTCACCTATAAATTGGCCGCCCATGCCGCCGATTTGGCCAAGGGGCATCCCGCCGCACAGGTGCGCGATGATGCATTGTCAAAGGCGCGGTTTGAATTTCGCTGGCGCGATCAATTTAACCTGTCGCTTGATCCCGATACGGCTGAACAATATCATGACCAAACATTGCCCGCAGAGGGCGCAAAGACCGCGCATTTTTGTTCCATGTGCGGGCCAAAATTTTGCAGCATGAAAATTTCCCAAGAAGTGCGCGAATTCGCCGCCAATAATCCCAATACGGCCTTTACCGGATTGAATAGCGATAATGGCGACAACCTTGCCCCCGCAGAGGCAGAGGCAGGCATGCAGGAGATGAGCAAGGTTTTCAAAGATACCGGCAGCGAGCTTTATATGGGCCAAGGCGACCGTGAGCATGATTAA
- a CDS encoding alpha-ketoglutarate-dependent dioxygenase AlkB family protein: MKNLFDDENIFRPILMPDADISILNSFKLPPPYSQLSHDEILGILSDPAQISWRQEDIKIFGKIYAQPRLIAYYGDEQAQYHYSSIILKPLPWTDFLRALKRQVEQVTGEHFNAVFLNLYRDQNDSMGMHSDDEAELGQNPAIASLSYGASRTLIMKHRHEKSRTNIKIPLHSGNLLLMKGTTQHFWKHGINKEKTAHGPRVNLTFRRVFG; this comes from the coding sequence TTGAAAAATTTATTTGACGATGAAAATATTTTTCGGCCAATTTTAATGCCCGATGCGGATATTTCTATCTTAAATAGTTTTAAATTGCCCCCACCCTATTCCCAATTATCCCATGATGAGATTTTGGGCATTTTGTCCGACCCCGCCCAAATATCATGGCGGCAAGAAGATATTAAAATTTTCGGCAAAATATATGCACAGCCCCGTCTTATCGCCTATTATGGTGATGAACAGGCGCAATATCATTATTCGTCAATCATCCTAAAACCCCTGCCATGGACGGATTTTTTACGCGCGTTAAAAAGGCAGGTTGAACAGGTAACGGGCGAGCATTTTAACGCCGTTTTTCTAAACCTATATCGTGATCAAAATGACAGCATGGGCATGCACAGCGATGATGAGGCCGAATTGGGCCAAAATCCGGCTATCGCCTCGCTTAGCTATGGGGCAAGCCGCACCCTTATCATGAAACATAGACATGAAAAATCACGGACAAATATCAAAATCCCCCTGCATTCGGGCAATTTATTATTGATGAAGGGCACAACCCAGCATTTTTGGAAACATGGCATTAATAAAGAAAAAACAGCCCATGGCCCACGGGTTAATTTAACATTTAGACGGGTTTTTGGGTGA